The following are from one region of the Prevotella communis genome:
- a CDS encoding peptidylprolyl isomerase has translation MAAIGKIRSWGPALVGILALGLVGFIAQDGFSTCRGRAQMDSSIAGSIDGDKIDIQEYQTLVGEYQELLKFLGQGNFDEEQLNSLRDEVWNTCVLNKMVEKEAKELGLTVTDDEVVKVLQEGTHPAIMQNPLLSRLVDPQTRTLDINKVNVYRENMKAQAQTNAQAAEEYEAFTHSWALAEKMLAQNLLTNKYQMLLAGCVLSNPVSAKAAFDNQNIESQALVASMSYSQINDNDVEVSEADLKAKYEELKEGFKNYQDSRDIKFVSVQVAASQKDRDELMKVMNKAYAELKGDSLAVTEVIRTSQSNVSYLGLPVSRAALPTDLADSITKMSVGQVTAPFESRDNTFNVVKFLGKTSVADSIEYRFISLVGMNGAAVSADSIVKAVNAGAPFDSIAKNYGQRAEKTWMRSTDYEQASTLSADDKQYFTTLLNAPVNEVKNLTFAQGNVVLQVTQRRGSVEKYDVAIVKRTIDFSNETYNEAYNKFSQFVSESQDLAGLQEKAAEYGYTVLDRTIRNTDHTIANIRSTHDALKWVFSEAEENQISQVYDRCGDNDRLLVVGLSKVNPKGYESMASVEETLKQEVLIDKKYAKLAEKLANVKTIAEAKAQGARVDTVSHITFASPAYVPGAMSPEVALSGAVAGVEKGAVSKAPVKGRSGAYFFQVLDRAARAGVQFNAAQQQQMLSQQGMQQTVRMAMQELYNNLDIKDNRYIFF, from the coding sequence ATGGCAGCAATTGGAAAAATCAGAAGCTGGGGACCTGCCTTGGTCGGTATTTTGGCCTTGGGTCTCGTAGGCTTCATTGCACAAGATGGTTTTAGCACTTGTAGAGGTCGCGCTCAGATGGACAGCAGCATCGCTGGTTCTATCGATGGCGATAAGATCGACATTCAGGAGTATCAGACCCTCGTCGGAGAGTATCAGGAACTGTTGAAGTTCTTGGGTCAGGGTAATTTTGACGAAGAGCAGCTTAACAGCTTGCGTGACGAGGTTTGGAATACCTGCGTGCTGAACAAGATGGTTGAGAAAGAAGCAAAGGAACTGGGCCTCACCGTTACCGATGACGAGGTTGTGAAGGTGCTCCAGGAAGGTACACACCCTGCTATTATGCAGAATCCTCTGCTTTCAAGACTTGTTGATCCTCAGACTCGTACGCTGGACATTAACAAGGTGAATGTGTATCGTGAGAATATGAAGGCTCAGGCTCAGACCAACGCTCAGGCAGCTGAGGAGTATGAGGCTTTCACTCATAGCTGGGCTCTTGCAGAGAAGATGCTGGCTCAGAACCTGCTGACCAACAAGTATCAGATGCTGCTCGCTGGTTGCGTTCTGTCAAACCCTGTTTCTGCTAAGGCAGCTTTCGACAATCAGAACATTGAGAGTCAGGCTCTCGTTGCTTCAATGTCTTACAGCCAGATTAACGATAACGACGTTGAGGTGTCTGAGGCTGATCTGAAGGCTAAGTACGAGGAACTGAAGGAAGGTTTCAAGAACTATCAGGATTCTCGTGACATCAAGTTTGTAAGCGTTCAGGTTGCTGCTTCTCAGAAAGACCGTGATGAACTGATGAAGGTGATGAACAAGGCTTATGCTGAACTCAAGGGTGACAGCCTTGCTGTGACAGAGGTTATCCGTACTTCTCAGAGTAATGTTTCTTATCTGGGTCTCCCCGTTTCACGTGCTGCCCTGCCCACAGATTTGGCTGATAGCATCACGAAGATGAGCGTAGGTCAGGTAACAGCTCCTTTCGAGAGCCGTGATAACACCTTCAATGTAGTGAAGTTCCTGGGTAAGACCAGCGTAGCCGACTCTATCGAGTACCGTTTCATCTCCTTGGTGGGTATGAATGGTGCTGCAGTTTCTGCTGATAGCATTGTGAAAGCTGTCAACGCTGGTGCTCCTTTCGATTCAATTGCAAAGAACTATGGTCAGCGTGCTGAGAAGACATGGATGCGTTCTACGGATTATGAGCAGGCTTCTACACTGAGCGCTGATGATAAGCAGTATTTCACAACACTTCTGAATGCACCTGTTAACGAGGTGAAGAATCTCACCTTTGCTCAGGGTAACGTTGTGTTGCAGGTTACTCAGCGTCGTGGTTCTGTAGAAAAGTATGACGTAGCTATCGTTAAGCGTACTATCGATTTCTCTAACGAGACTTATAACGAGGCTTACAACAAGTTCAGTCAGTTTGTGAGCGAGAGTCAGGATTTGGCAGGTCTTCAGGAGAAGGCTGCTGAGTATGGCTATACCGTTCTGGATCGTACCATCAGAAATACTGACCACACCATTGCCAACATCCGTTCTACTCACGATGCTTTGAAGTGGGTGTTCAGTGAGGCAGAGGAGAACCAGATTTCACAGGTATATGACCGTTGTGGCGATAACGACCGCCTGTTGGTTGTAGGTTTGAGCAAGGTTAATCCTAAGGGCTACGAGTCAATGGCTTCTGTTGAGGAGACTCTGAAGCAGGAGGTTCTCATCGACAAGAAATATGCTAAGTTGGCCGAGAAGCTGGCTAATGTGAAGACTATCGCTGAGGCTAAGGCTCAGGGTGCTCGTGTTGACACCGTTTCTCACATCACTTTCGCTTCTCCCGCTTATGTTCCTGGTGCAATGTCACCTGAGGTTGCCCTGAGTGGTGCTGTGGCAGGTGTTGAGAAGGGTGCCGTTTCTAAGGCTCCTGTCAAGGGTCGTTCTGGCGCTTACTTCTTCCAGGTTCTGGATCGTGCTGCTCGTGCAGGTGTACAGTTCAACGCCGCTCAACAGCAGCAGATGCTGAGCCAGCAGGGCATGCAGCAGACTGTTCGCATGGCTATGCAGGAGCTGTACAACAACCTTGACATCAAGGATAATCGTTACATCTTCTTCTAA
- a CDS encoding hemolysin family protein, producing the protein MTPLIIGLLIAMIFSAFFSGMEIAFVSSNRMLVEMGREKNGLTQKAIALFYKHPNTFVSTMLVGNNIALVVYGILFADIFDKTLFAPLPEGAPRVTADTLLSTLIVLFTGEFLPKTIFKSNANMMLTFFALPAWLCYVVLYPISRFATMLSKELLGMFGIKWHSTTEDKEFTKVDLDYLVQSSIDNAKNEEDIEEEVRIFQNALDFSETKVRDCMVPRTEIDAIEDTCDIEQLKQKFIESGHSKIVVYHEDIDHIIGYIHSSEMFRNPLDWTKSLRTMIFVPETMAASKMMQTLLAQKKSLGVVVDEFGGTSGLVALEDIVEEIFGDIEDEHDSTHYVAKQLEHGEYLLSARLEIEKVNEMFDLDLPENDDYMTVGGLILHEYQSFPKLNEVVKIGRFEFKIIKNTATKIELVRLKVVEDTNFL; encoded by the coding sequence ATGACACCACTGATTATAGGACTACTAATTGCAATGATATTCTCCGCCTTCTTCTCAGGGATGGAGATAGCGTTCGTATCGAGCAATAGGATGCTGGTGGAGATGGGACGCGAGAAAAACGGGCTGACACAGAAGGCCATCGCGCTGTTCTATAAGCATCCCAATACTTTTGTGTCCACGATGCTCGTTGGAAATAATATTGCCCTGGTGGTCTATGGTATCCTCTTTGCTGATATCTTTGACAAGACCCTTTTTGCACCACTGCCGGAGGGTGCTCCCCGTGTGACGGCAGATACGCTCCTCTCTACGCTGATAGTGCTTTTTACGGGAGAGTTCCTGCCTAAGACTATCTTCAAGAGCAATGCCAACATGATGCTGACCTTTTTCGCGCTTCCTGCGTGGCTGTGCTATGTGGTGCTCTATCCCATTTCCCGTTTTGCCACGATGCTCTCGAAGGAGTTGCTGGGCATGTTTGGCATCAAATGGCACTCTACGACGGAAGACAAGGAGTTTACTAAGGTGGATCTGGACTATCTGGTGCAGAGCAGTATCGATAATGCCAAGAACGAGGAGGATATCGAGGAGGAGGTACGTATCTTCCAGAATGCCCTGGATTTCTCGGAGACAAAGGTGCGCGACTGTATGGTGCCGCGTACGGAGATAGATGCGATTGAGGATACGTGTGATATAGAACAACTGAAACAGAAATTCATAGAGAGCGGACATTCCAAGATTGTGGTCTATCACGAGGATATCGACCATATCATCGGCTATATCCACTCGTCGGAGATGTTCCGTAACCCGCTGGACTGGACCAAGAGCCTGCGCACAATGATATTTGTGCCCGAGACGATGGCCGCCAGTAAGATGATGCAGACGCTGCTGGCTCAGAAGAAATCGCTGGGCGTGGTGGTTGATGAGTTTGGCGGCACGAGTGGTCTTGTGGCACTTGAGGATATCGTGGAAGAGATTTTTGGAGATATTGAGGATGAGCACGATTCTACTCACTATGTGGCCAAGCAGTTGGAACATGGTGAATATCTGCTTTCCGCCCGTCTGGAGATTGAGAAGGTCAATGAGATGTTTGACCTGGATTTGCCGGAAAATGATGATTACATGACTGTTGGCGGACTGATTCTCCATGAGTATCAGAGCTTCCCCAAACTGAATGAAGTCGTGAAAATTGGTCGTTTTGAATTCAAAATCATTAAAAATACAGCTACAAAAATAGAACTTGTCAGGCTAAAAGTGGTTGAAGACACCAATTTTTTGTAA
- a CDS encoding LPS export ABC transporter periplasmic protein LptC — protein sequence MACSEAHEHTAPAVNPEDSVSMMTTYGVNTLISDSGVIKYRIVTEQWDVNTVRQPSRWEFMKGIFFEQFDEKFRVQGYIQADTAWYFDQQRLWKLRGRVNVRNTNGLIYTSEELYWDGLRHEFYSTVFSRLVTPERTIEGTYFRSDEQMTHYMVTNSKGSFLPNDLEEEKADSTENKK from the coding sequence ATGGCCTGTAGTGAGGCGCACGAGCATACGGCTCCTGCTGTGAATCCGGAGGACTCTGTGTCTATGATGACGACATATGGCGTCAATACGCTGATTAGTGACTCTGGTGTTATCAAATATCGTATTGTGACGGAACAGTGGGACGTGAATACGGTGCGACAGCCCTCGCGATGGGAGTTTATGAAGGGTATCTTCTTCGAACAGTTTGACGAGAAATTCCGTGTCCAGGGCTATATCCAGGCTGATACGGCCTGGTATTTCGACCAGCAGCGTCTGTGGAAATTGCGTGGGCGCGTGAATGTGCGCAATACCAACGGACTCATCTATACGAGCGAGGAGTTGTATTGGGACGGTTTGAGACATGAGTTCTATAGCACCGTCTTCTCGCGCCTGGTTACGCCGGAACGTACGATAGAGGGCACCTATTTCCGTAGTGATGAGCAGATGACGCATTACATGGTGACTAATTCGAAAGGCTCATTCCTGCCCAATGACCTGGAGGAGGAAAAGGCTGATTCCACAGAAAACAAGAAATAA
- a CDS encoding Lnb N-terminal periplasmic domain-containing protein — protein sequence MDSVEIGLLTCSPHEEIYSLYGHTALRVHDLRNNADWVFNYGVFNFKTPNFALRFVFGLTDYELGIAPTRPFLDYYEEWGSQVTEQVLNLTPEDKQRIMDALAINYKPENRIYRYNFLYDNCSTRPRDIIEHNIEGKIAYNPRKDYAPSFREMIRDHTARHPWATFGNDLLLGVKADHKTDIREQEFLPENLRYDFDHATIERNGEIVPLVKERRELVRPGVQVIEEDFPLSPTLCCILLLVLSIVIFAYEYIKKKTLRWFDILLMTLSGLAGLALFIMIFSEHPTTSINLQILILNPLSLFFIWPVLKGRRTAWFTLSMLCTMAFLLGSFWQDYAEGMEIVALCLLLRYWRHYHDK from the coding sequence ATGGACAGTGTGGAGATAGGACTTCTCACCTGTTCGCCTCATGAAGAGATCTACAGCCTCTATGGCCATACAGCCCTTCGCGTTCATGACTTAAGGAATAATGCCGACTGGGTATTCAATTACGGTGTCTTCAATTTCAAGACCCCAAATTTTGCGTTAAGGTTTGTTTTTGGACTGACAGACTACGAACTGGGCATCGCGCCCACCAGACCTTTTCTGGATTATTATGAAGAATGGGGCAGTCAGGTAACGGAGCAGGTGCTCAACCTCACGCCTGAGGACAAGCAGCGCATTATGGATGCGCTCGCCATCAACTACAAGCCCGAGAACCGCATCTATCGCTACAACTTCCTTTACGACAACTGTTCTACACGTCCCAGGGATATCATCGAGCACAACATCGAAGGGAAAATCGCCTACAACCCCAGAAAAGACTATGCACCGTCGTTCAGGGAGATGATCCGTGACCATACCGCGCGCCATCCATGGGCCACCTTCGGCAACGACCTCTTGCTGGGTGTGAAGGCCGATCACAAGACGGATATCCGCGAGCAGGAGTTCCTGCCTGAGAACCTGAGATACGACTTCGACCACGCCACCATTGAGCGGAATGGCGAGATCGTACCGTTAGTAAAGGAACGCAGGGAACTGGTTCGCCCTGGCGTACAGGTTATCGAGGAAGACTTCCCGCTCTCTCCCACCCTGTGCTGCATCCTGCTTCTTGTATTATCCATAGTCATCTTTGCCTACGAGTATATCAAGAAAAAGACGTTACGCTGGTTTGACATCCTCCTCATGACGTTGTCAGGACTGGCTGGTCTGGCGCTCTTCATCATGATATTCTCAGAGCATCCCACTACCAGTATCAACTTACAAATACTTATACTCAACCCACTCTCACTGTTCTTTATCTGGCCTGTACTGAAAGGCAGACGGACTGCGTGGTTCACCCTAAGCATGCTATGCACAATGGCCTTCCTCCTTGGCAGTTTCTGGCAAGACTACGCAGAAGGTATGGAAATTGTGGCATTATGTTTGCTGCTAAGATATTGGAGACATTATCATGACAAATAG
- a CDS encoding alkaline phosphatase family protein produces the protein MTNRYLYITLLAVLGFHAETMTAQVQGQVKDAPRIVVSITIDQLRSDYLEAFMPLYSDKGFQKLLNDGRIYTNATYPFTPIDRASATAAIYSGTTPYYNNIIGQRWLNRKTLRPVGCVDDAKYTGVSTTEKTSPNQLLTSTLGDELKIASGGKALVYAIAPFRDAAVLSAGHAANSAIWIDDQQGTWCSTSYYSQALPLWVQAYNRLSAPRNKIESTEWEPYSLLGSNYSYLTQGGEVKPFKHKFNGTHQFQLYKTSALVNSDITDMAMQCVTSSGMGNDKVTDLLCLTYYAGTYDQKTVTDCQLELQDTYIRLDNELGRLMAFLEEKMGRDNVLYIITSTGHFDEEIPDYSAYKIPSGTFYMARTANLMNMYLGAVWGQGNYIETTYRNHIFLNRQLLETKKISMGDALSRSQEFLAMMSGVRNVYTSLQLLTSQNEQTLKVRNGYTPDNCGDIVIETAPGWTITNEETKENEISRASFTQFPIIFFGSGIHAERIQTPVTVDQIAPTVARSIRIRAPNACFSKPLF, from the coding sequence ATGACAAATAGATATCTGTACATCACGCTGCTGGCCGTACTCGGCTTCCACGCAGAGACCATGACAGCCCAGGTACAAGGGCAAGTCAAGGATGCACCACGTATCGTGGTGAGCATCACTATTGACCAGTTGCGTAGTGACTATCTGGAAGCTTTCATGCCACTTTATTCCGACAAGGGTTTCCAGAAGTTGCTTAATGATGGCAGAATCTATACCAATGCTACCTATCCCTTCACGCCTATCGACAGGGCATCGGCAACGGCAGCAATCTATTCAGGTACCACACCTTATTATAATAATATTATAGGGCAGCGCTGGCTGAACAGAAAGACGCTGAGACCTGTGGGATGTGTGGACGACGCCAAATACACGGGTGTCAGTACCACGGAGAAAACATCGCCCAACCAGCTGCTCACGTCGACGCTGGGTGACGAACTGAAGATTGCCTCTGGTGGCAAGGCACTGGTCTATGCCATAGCACCCTTCCGTGATGCAGCAGTACTGTCTGCAGGCCATGCTGCCAATAGCGCTATCTGGATTGACGACCAACAAGGCACCTGGTGCTCTACCTCCTACTATTCACAAGCACTTCCGCTCTGGGTGCAGGCCTACAACAGGCTCAGCGCTCCCCGCAACAAGATAGAGTCAACGGAATGGGAGCCTTATTCCTTGTTGGGCAGCAACTACTCATACCTGACTCAGGGTGGCGAGGTGAAGCCCTTCAAGCATAAGTTCAACGGCACGCATCAGTTCCAGCTCTACAAGACCAGCGCGCTGGTCAATTCCGATATCACGGACATGGCCATGCAATGCGTCACCAGCAGTGGCATGGGAAATGACAAAGTTACAGACTTGCTTTGCCTGACCTACTACGCTGGCACTTACGACCAGAAGACCGTGACAGATTGTCAGTTGGAGTTGCAGGACACCTATATCCGCCTGGACAACGAGTTGGGTCGCCTCATGGCATTCCTTGAGGAGAAGATGGGACGTGACAATGTACTCTATATCATCACCAGCACAGGACATTTCGATGAAGAGATACCTGACTACAGCGCCTATAAGATTCCTTCAGGAACGTTCTACATGGCTCGCACGGCGAACCTGATGAACATGTACCTGGGTGCAGTCTGGGGACAGGGCAACTATATCGAGACCACCTATCGCAACCATATCTTCCTGAACCGCCAATTGCTGGAAACCAAGAAGATAAGCATGGGTGACGCCCTCAGTCGTTCGCAGGAATTCCTGGCCATGATGTCAGGTGTGCGTAATGTCTATACATCCCTGCAACTGCTGACCAGCCAGAACGAGCAGACCTTAAAGGTACGCAATGGCTATACACCAGACAACTGTGGCGATATCGTTATCGAGACGGCTCCTGGTTGGACGATTACCAACGAGGAGACAAAAGAAAACGAGATTTCAAGAGCTTCGTTTACACAATTCCCTATTATATTCTTTGGCTCTGGCATTCATGCTGAGCGCATTCAGACACCCGTTACCGTAGACCAGATTGCGCCTACAGTAGCCCGCAGTATCCGTATCAGGGCCCCGAATGCGTGTTTCTCAAAGCCCTTATTCTGA
- the secA gene encoding preprotein translocase subunit SecA, which produces MNLNSILKALFGDKSSRDMKKIQPFVELVKAASPKIEALDNDALRARTQEIRQQVQAAAKAQKEEIEKLKATIEETPLDERADIFAKIDKKEKEALEEYEKALNEVMPEVYAIVKETARRFAQNEETIVTANDFDRELAGDPRKDFVTIDGDKAIYHNHWTAGGNDLKWEMIHYDVQLFGGVVLHQGKIAEMATGEGKTLVATLPVFLNALTGNGVHVVTVNDYLAKRDSEWMGPLYMFHGLSVDCIDKHQPNSPERRKAYQADITFGTNNEFGFDYLRDNMAISPADLVQRAHNYAIVDEVDSVLIDDARTPLIISGPVPKGEVQMFEEYQPLVEKLFGVQKQLATQFLADAKQKITEGQKTNNKEMIEEGFLSLYRSHKSLPKNKPLIKYLSEEGIKAGMLKTEEKYMENNNRKMPEAVEPLYFVVDEKLNSCDLTDKGTAWLAKQVNDAELFVLPDIAGQLSALEAEKGLSDEERLNKKDELMNHYAIQSERVHTLQQLLKAYTMFNKDDEYVVIDGEVKIVDEQTGRIMEGRRWSDGLHQAVEAKEHVKVEAATQTFATITLQNYFRMYHKLAGMTGTASTEAGEFWDIYKLDVVEIPTNKPIARNDMDDRVYKTAREKYKAVIEEVVKMRKAGRPTLIGTTSVEISELLSRMLDMYVDPETGKREGIPHQVLNAKLHQKEADIVALAGQQDSNGMGAVTIATNMAGRGTDIKLSPEVKAAGGLAIIGTERHESRRVDRQLRGRAGRQGDPGSSVFYVSLEDKLMRLFASERIASVMDRLGFKEGEMIESPMISRSIERAQKKVEENNFGIRKRLLEYDDVMNKQRTVIYEKRRHALMGERIGMDIANTIWDRVSTIIERNDYEGCKEEFLHLFAMEVPFTEQQFINEKPEKLAEDAFQAALANFNRKTEHIREVAWPVIQRVYEEQGHMYERIMVPITDGRRVYNIACNLKEAYETECKVVVKEFEKQMLLHIIDESWKENLRELDELRHSVQNASYEQKDPLLIFKLESAKVWDNMINEMNNRTMAVLNRGQIPEMQQQEVREAAPEEHTNRQQYTENKQSVQEEELVDRGQQAAAQNDTRAQQPRTPIVRDKMPGRNDPCPCGSGKKFKNCHGKGLV; this is translated from the coding sequence ATGAATTTAAATAGTATTCTGAAGGCTCTGTTCGGCGACAAATCATCGCGCGACATGAAGAAGATTCAGCCTTTCGTAGAATTAGTAAAAGCAGCATCTCCAAAGATTGAAGCATTGGATAACGACGCACTTCGTGCCCGTACGCAGGAGATTCGTCAACAGGTGCAGGCTGCAGCAAAAGCACAGAAAGAAGAAATTGAGAAGTTGAAGGCCACTATCGAGGAGACTCCCCTGGATGAGCGTGCCGATATCTTCGCCAAGATTGATAAGAAGGAGAAAGAGGCCCTCGAGGAATACGAGAAAGCCCTCAACGAGGTGATGCCCGAGGTCTATGCCATCGTGAAAGAGACGGCCCGCCGCTTCGCACAGAACGAGGAGACCATCGTGACAGCCAACGACTTTGACCGTGAACTGGCTGGCGACCCACGCAAGGACTTCGTCACCATCGATGGCGACAAGGCTATCTATCATAACCACTGGACAGCTGGTGGCAATGACCTGAAATGGGAGATGATCCACTATGACGTACAGCTCTTCGGTGGCGTCGTACTGCATCAGGGAAAGATTGCCGAGATGGCCACTGGTGAAGGTAAGACCCTCGTTGCTACCCTCCCTGTATTCCTGAACGCCCTGACAGGTAACGGCGTACACGTTGTAACCGTGAACGACTACCTGGCTAAGCGTGACTCTGAATGGATGGGCCCGCTCTATATGTTCCATGGACTGAGCGTCGACTGTATCGACAAGCACCAGCCCAACTCTCCCGAGCGTCGCAAGGCCTATCAGGCAGATATCACCTTTGGTACCAACAACGAGTTTGGTTTCGACTATCTGCGTGACAATATGGCCATCTCACCTGCCGACCTCGTACAGCGCGCCCACAACTACGCCATCGTCGACGAGGTTGACTCCGTGCTGATTGACGATGCCCGTACGCCTCTGATCATCAGCGGTCCCGTGCCCAAGGGCGAGGTACAGATGTTCGAGGAATACCAGCCTCTGGTAGAAAAGCTCTTCGGTGTACAGAAGCAGTTGGCCACACAGTTCCTTGCTGATGCCAAGCAGAAGATTACCGAGGGTCAGAAGACCAATAATAAGGAAATGATTGAAGAGGGCTTCCTCTCACTCTACCGTTCTCATAAGTCACTCCCCAAGAACAAGCCCCTTATCAAATACCTCTCAGAAGAGGGTATCAAGGCCGGCATGCTGAAGACTGAGGAGAAGTATATGGAGAACAACAACCGCAAGATGCCCGAGGCCGTAGAGCCCCTGTATTTCGTGGTTGACGAGAAGTTGAACTCTTGCGACCTCACAGACAAGGGTACTGCCTGGCTGGCTAAGCAGGTCAACGATGCAGAACTCTTCGTATTGCCCGATATCGCCGGACAGCTGTCTGCCCTGGAAGCAGAAAAGGGTCTCTCTGACGAGGAGCGCCTGAACAAGAAGGACGAGCTGATGAACCACTACGCCATCCAGAGTGAGCGCGTGCACACCCTGCAGCAGTTGCTCAAGGCTTACACCATGTTCAACAAGGATGATGAATACGTGGTCATCGATGGTGAGGTGAAGATTGTGGACGAGCAGACAGGCCGTATCATGGAAGGCCGCCGCTGGAGCGATGGTCTGCACCAGGCCGTAGAGGCTAAGGAGCACGTGAAGGTAGAGGCTGCCACACAGACCTTTGCCACCATCACCCTGCAGAACTACTTCCGTATGTACCACAAGCTGGCTGGTATGACAGGTACGGCATCTACTGAGGCTGGTGAGTTCTGGGATATCTACAAACTGGATGTTGTGGAGATTCCTACCAACAAGCCCATTGCCCGTAATGATATGGATGATCGCGTGTATAAGACAGCACGCGAGAAGTACAAGGCTGTGATTGAAGAAGTTGTCAAGATGCGTAAGGCTGGTCGTCCTACGCTGATTGGTACTACGAGCGTCGAGATTTCAGAGTTGCTGAGCCGTATGCTCGATATGTATGTTGATCCTGAGACAGGCAAGCGCGAGGGTATCCCCCACCAGGTGCTCAACGCCAAGTTGCACCAGAAGGAGGCCGATATTGTGGCTCTGGCAGGTCAGCAGGACAGCAACGGTATGGGTGCCGTTACCATTGCCACCAACATGGCCGGTCGTGGTACCGATATCAAGCTTTCACCAGAAGTAAAGGCTGCCGGTGGTCTGGCCATCATCGGTACCGAGCGTCACGAGAGCCGTCGTGTAGACCGTCAGTTGCGTGGTCGTGCCGGACGTCAGGGTGACCCGGGTTCTTCTGTATTCTACGTATCATTGGAAGACAAGCTGATGCGTCTGTTTGCCTCTGAGCGTATCGCCTCTGTGATGGACCGTCTGGGCTTCAAGGAGGGCGAGATGATTGAGAGTCCTATGATTTCACGCAGTATCGAACGTGCACAGAAGAAGGTTGAGGAGAACAACTTCGGTATCCGTAAGCGCCTGCTGGAATATGATGACGTGATGAACAAGCAGCGTACGGTTATCTACGAGAAGCGTCGTCACGCCCTGATGGGTGAGCGTATCGGCATGGATATCGCCAACACCATCTGGGACCGTGTGTCTACGATTATTGAGCGCAACGACTACGAAGGCTGCAAGGAGGAATTCCTGCATCTCTTCGCTATGGAGGTGCCCTTCACCGAACAGCAGTTCATCAACGAGAAGCCCGAGAAACTGGCCGAGGATGCCTTCCAGGCTGCATTGGCCAACTTCAACCGCAAGACCGAGCATATCCGTGAGGTAGCATGGCCCGTTATCCAGCGTGTTTACGAGGAGCAGGGTCATATGTACGAGCGTATCATGGTGCCCATCACCGATGGCCGTCGTGTCTACAACATCGCCTGCAACCTGAAGGAAGCCTACGAGACTGAGTGTAAGGTTGTGGTCAAGGAGTTCGAGAAGCAGATGCTGCTGCATATCATTGACGAATCATGGAAGGAGAATCTGCGTGAGCTCGACGAACTGCGTCACTCTGTACAGAACGCCAGCTACGAGCAGAAAGACCCATTGCTTATCTTCAAGCTGGAGAGTGCAAAGGTATGGGACAACATGATTAACGAGATGAACAACCGCACGATGGCTGTGCTGAACCGCGGACAGATTCCTGAGATGCAACAGCAGGAGGTTCGCGAGGCTGCCCCCGAGGAACACACCAATCGTCAGCAATACACAGAGAACAAGCAGAGCGTTCAGGAAGAAGAGCTCGTTGACAGAGGTCAGCAGGCTGCAGCACAGAACGATACCCGTGCCCAGCAGCCCCGCACACCTATTGTCAGGGACAAGATGCCAGGACGTAACGATCCCTGTCCCTGTGGAAGCGGTAAGAAATTCAAGAATTGTCACGGAAAAGGTCTCGTATGA
- a CDS encoding ABC transporter ATP-binding protein — MITISNLKKQFGETRACDIPAFTINDGDILGLVGNNGAGKTTLFRMILDLLKPDEGEVGINGINPALSEEWKQQVSAYIDEGFLIDYLTPEEYFSFLGKICGTPQEIINERLKKFEHFAGGEIFGQKKLIRNLSAGNKQKVGIISALIRETPIVILDEPFNFLDPTSQNILKRALKEYAAETHATILVSSHNLQHTVEISTRIALLEKGTIIRDLSNNDSEAKQELEDYFKDSE; from the coding sequence ATGATAACGATCTCGAATCTTAAGAAACAATTTGGAGAAACAAGAGCATGTGATATCCCCGCGTTTACTATTAACGACGGGGATATCCTTGGCTTAGTTGGTAACAACGGAGCGGGAAAGACAACCCTTTTCCGCATGATACTCGACCTGCTGAAGCCCGATGAGGGAGAGGTGGGTATCAATGGCATCAATCCGGCCTTATCGGAAGAGTGGAAACAACAGGTCAGCGCCTATATCGACGAAGGTTTCCTGATTGACTACCTGACGCCTGAGGAGTATTTCTCTTTCCTTGGGAAAATATGCGGAACGCCACAGGAGATTATCAATGAGCGCCTGAAGAAGTTCGAGCATTTCGCCGGTGGCGAGATCTTCGGTCAGAAGAAACTGATCCGCAACCTCTCTGCAGGTAACAAGCAGAAGGTTGGCATCATCTCTGCCCTTATCAGGGAGACACCTATCGTCATCCTGGACGAGCCCTTCAATTTCCTGGACCCCACCAGTCAGAATATCCTGAAGCGTGCATTGAAGGAGTATGCCGCAGAGACACATGCCACCATCCTTGTCAGCAGTCATAACCTGCAGCATACCGTAGAGATCTCCACACGCATAGCCCTATTGGAAAAAGGAACCATCATTCGCGACCTATCTAACAATGATTCAGAGGCTAAGCAGGAATTAGAGGACTATTTCAAGGACTCAGAATAA